In Catharus ustulatus isolate bCatUst1 chromosome 29, bCatUst1.pri.v2, whole genome shotgun sequence, the following are encoded in one genomic region:
- the LOC117008405 gene encoding uncharacterized protein LOC117008405 isoform X6, with the protein MDGWGGGLHLSVAGHLPSPLLVQDSGQSPRDSLSNEETPRTSQVRPRNGGQEGTAGGGVVPAPWMGWAGCSDSLGEKPQPGAAQIPGPSLLVGDTVLSGPAHVPMAVGQVPWGTHIITGACPPSDLEPVRPGAEHPGAQQPPGIPGSRECRIGSFWPRVPSGHLDPSLGYSSSVSWSPADEPNPRSRQAEDEDDEVALLVPSSSEWVPSAETRGLWGGPHTVLWAKATALWSRIKPQLSPLNIIILIYLLLMVALLLSSGYIGLRIAELEQQLAFVGAWPDLNLSQQDKT; encoded by the exons atggatggatggggagGGGGGCTCCATCTGTCCGTTGCAGGGCACCTTCCTTCACCTCTCCTTGTCCAGGACAGCGGCCAGAGCCCTCGAGACTCACTGAGCAATGAGGAAACCCCTAGGACGTCTCAGGTAAGGCCACGGAATGGAGGGCAGGAGGGTacagcaggaggaggagtggTCCCAGCCCCCTGGATGGGGTGGGCTGGGTGCAGTGACTCCCTCGGAGAAAAGCCCCAGCCCGGGGCAGCACAGATCCCAGGACCCTCCCTTCTTGTCGGTGACACGGTCCTATCAGGTcctgcccatgtccccatggcagtggggCAAGTGCCTTGGGGGACACACATCATCACCGGGGCTTGTCCTCCTTCAGATCTCGAGCCAGTCAgacctggagcagagcaccCTGGAGCCCAACAGCCTCCAGGAATCCCTGG ctccagggagtgCAGGATCGGCTCTTTTTGGCCCCGTGTGCCCTCAGGACACCTAGACCCCTCCCTGGGTTATTCATCGAGTGTCTCCTGGTCACCTGCAGATGAGCCAAACCCGAGATCGAGGCAAGCGGAGGACGAGGATGACGAGGTGGCCCTGCTGGTTCCCAGCAGCAGCGAATGGGTGCCCTCAGCAGAGACACGTGGCCTCTGGG GGGGACCCCACACTGTGCTCTGGGCCAAGGCAACTGCACTTTGGTCCCGGATAAAACCCCAGCTGAGCCCTCTCaacatcatcatcctcatctaCCTGCTGCT CATGGTGGCCTTGCTGCTGTCCTCGGGATACATTGGTCTGCGCATCgcggagctggagcagcagctggcctTTGTGGGGGCTTGGCCAGACCTCAACCTGTCACAGCA ggaCAAGACGTGA